Genomic segment of Trichoderma breve strain T069 chromosome 7 map unlocalized scaffold00007, whole genome shotgun sequence:
TCCCATGTGCCGGGAATTGAGAGTGGACTTAACATATTCTATTACGTTGTGCTACATATTGGAAACATAATGATCTTCTACTGAATGAGAGATTTAAGTTAACAGCCTTGAAAGGGGTCCTCGGTGTTTACTGTCGCATAGTCCGTTGTTGAAAACATCACCTAAAAGGTGGGCCAGAGCACAATATTTATAGACCACTTCATCCTATACTTCGTTGAAACGTTCAAGTTCATTCATAAAGCCTCCATCATGATCAGCTTCTCATATCTTCTGACAGCCTTACTCCCGGTAGTAGGCGCCGCTTCTGTTAGCTGTCCTCCATCCAATGCACCGACCGTGAAGGTCAAAAACGGCACCGTGGTGGGCAAATACAATGCTCACTACCAGCAAGACTTGTTCCTGGGGATTCCCTACGCCAAGCCCCCTATTCAAGACCTTCGATTCACTCGTCCACAGCATCTGACCAAAAAGTGGACTGGTCCCAAGCAGGCAACAGAATATGGGCCATACTGCTATGGGTTTAATGTCGGCTTGGTTGGATATGATACAAATACCACCAACCCTTCGAGCGAAGACTGTCTTACCATAAACGTGGTGCGACCCCATAATTACCATCATGAATGGGCTACTAAGGGCCTCCCAGTACTTGTCTGGGTATACGGAGGTGGATTTCAAGAAGGCGGCAGTGCGGACACCCGATATAACATGTCACGCCTTGTTGAAATGTCTACCGAGATGGGCAAACCTATTATCGGAGTTAGCTTCAACTATCGCAGGAATGCATTTGGGTTTATTTCTGGAGAGCCGTTTAATAGCATCGGAGCCACAAACTTGGGTCTCCACGATCAGCGGCTCGCGCTCCAGTGGATTCAGGAAAACATTGCATTTTTTGGAGGTGATCCTAGCAGAGTCACTCTCCAAGGAGAATCGGCCGGAGCCTTGTCAATATCCCTTAACATGTTGGTACACAAGGGTCGCGACGAGGGTCTATTTCAGCGGGCAATTCTTGAGAGCGGCACGCCATTGTTCGCTCACAGCTTCCCAACTGTGGCAGACCAGAAGGAGATATTAGGCATGTTTTTAAACAAAACGGAATGTTCAAGTTCTAAAGACATCGTCTCATGTCTGCGAAAAATTCCCGCCGAGGACTTCATcaaagcagcaacaggcatATTCTGGCATCCAATCATCGACAACGATCTGCTATCGCAGTTATCGTCTGAGTCTATAAAGCGTGGCGACTTCCTCAAGATCCCGGTACTCATCGGTACCAACACCAACGAAGGATCTACTTTCCTGGAAATGTTTAGTCAAGGCTCTCCAGTAAATACTTTCGATGATGTGTCCAGGGTGCTCTTGACAAGTGTGTTTCCGCACCAACTTCCCAACGGTACTATCGCTCGACTCCATGAACTATACTCCGACGTGATGAAGAATCCCTCCGAAGCAAAGCTGGGTACCGTACTTCCCAATCCTGGTCCAGCCTACGGGAAACTTCATGGAGAGCTGTCTTTGCTTGTTGGAGACTCATTGTTCAATGCTGGCCGGCGTGTGACTTGCCAGGCCTGGGCACAGCGAAACATACCGGCTTACAGCTTCCGCTTTGATACAAACCCAGCTGGTCTGTCTCCAGAAGTCTACGGTGCTGCACACTTTCAAGAGGTTCCATTCGTGTTTGACAACATAAATGGCGAGGGATATGATGTCAATCCGTTTGATGTCAATAACCAGTCTTTGAAGAGAAAGTACCTGGATCTCGCGCAGCTTATGAGTAGAATGTGGCTGAGCTTTGTCCAAACCGGGGACCCTAATAACCATGGAGGTTGGTTGacccttttccctctccataGATGACAACATAGCTGACTTGATGTAACAGTCCATGGATTCAACTTACGTTGGCCGAAATACGATCTAGATTCTCCGGTCAACATTGTTTTTAACGCAACTAAAGGTATAACTCTAGAGAAGGACACCTACCGCGCCAAGGCTATGAACTACATCTGGGAATCAGCTGCTATATTTCACAGATAGTTGCTATTGACGTATGGCCAAGGGTTACTGGGTATCTAAATTCGACTTACTATGCTCGTTGGATATATGTAACATATATTACCAGTTGCGAGCATACAAATTGGGTTGGAATTCGAACATCTCTCTGCATGGTACTCTAATTGACAACTACCACATACTGACCTAATTATTGCTTTTTTATTCCACTATGAAATAGCTAGTTACCTCATTCTAAGTGTTAGCATAGTCAAAGTCATTATTTAAGAAACTCCATATACTGTTGCTGCTAAAGTTACCATGGAACTGAGGTAAGCAAGGGTTAGAATCGGGGCTAAAGGGAGTTTGTAGATCCAAGCTGCCGAACAAGTCGTTGTATACGATATCACTTGTTGCATATATAGGTTCAATGGAAGACAAGTCATATAGTGCAACTGGCGGTCCGTCGTTTGGGAATCTAAGCTGCATTTTCGACCCGGAAGGCGACAACCCTGTATCTGAGCAGCTTGATATGGCGTCGGAATAAGATGCTAAGCCATCGAGCTTAGCCTGCATGTGCGAGCCTGGAGTATTTGTCGAGGTAGATAGAGCATCGACCGAAGGATAGCACGCCTCCCATTGAAGAGTCTTCTTGAGGCGTGTGGAAAACGTACGCAGAGTGATAGCCGCTGCTTTGGCGAGAGCACTCTGACCAGACATTGCCTCAAAACGCTCTGTAGACCACTGAAAGTGCTGCATCGCCTGAGCGGCCTTGTCCAAATGATCTGTTGGGAAGAAGGTGTATATCGAAGCAATTAGcacaatggcatcaaagGTGCcgaaaaacaagaagaagctgcggCTTAGGGTCAGCAGACGCGGGTCAAATCTTTCCTGAGGTACACTAACGTTTTATACTGGTTCTCCTCTATGGATTCAAAATGCTCTCTTTGCGCTTGGAGCATGTCGAGACAAGCCTCTAGGGCGCGTGATCGGCTTTCAGGGCGTGTGAAAATGTATGGACGGTGTAAGGCCATCATGTCAAAGGATAGGAGCTGTGGTACGGTGGCCCTTGCGCCTGATAACCAGTAGCACTCGGGAATTGAATCAAAACCCTTGTCAGGATTGTGGCGACGGAAATAGGGAGGGATGCTTTGGTCAAGCTGCCGTAGTTCTTGGTCAAGGCGGTCAACGTGTGAGTAATCTTCGGGATAGGATCCTTCCTTTTCTAAGGCTTGAATCTGGCGAAGATTCTTCATAATCCGGTACGCCCAGATGGCCCGCGTGAGAGGTGTTGGAACATCATCCGCGCCTCTGGGCATGACCGGAGTCACCGGCCGGTTTGCGGTGATAGGTACATCAACTGGAAGTATCGGCTCCGTATTGTCGTCAATAGCCGCAGGCCGTCCAAGAACCATAGCCGTGTGAATATCCCAGCCAGATAGAAGCATCCAGAGTCTCCGACGATCCTGAATATTCCATTGATTCTCAATCACTATCGCAATATCATCTGTGTGAGGCTTTGGATCTCGGCTGGCTCGATGCAACCCGATCTCCTGCGCATCTTTGACGGCCTCTCCAAGAGCGTGCCACTATATCTGTGTAAGCTAATTTGAAACCTGGCACATCGTTTTCCTGCCAGAAATTACTCACCGATTCTGTTACTTGCCCAAAGTACTTCAGAAAAGCAACACGGAGAAAGTCCGCAAATACTGTTGTTAAAGAGATCTGAAGTTTCCCAAGGAGGTTCAACAAGGCCATGCCAGTCTCGCTGTATTTTACAGCCATGGTTTCGAATGACATGCCGCTAACATTCTTGAGATCattcagctccagcgcccTATCTGGTGTCATTAATAGCAAAGAAGTGGCAGCGACTTCTAATAATAGAGCTGGAAAAGCCTTCATGTCCGCGGGAAGAACTTCAAACTTTTTTGCGGCGAATGGCTGCAAGTCAAGCTGGTACCAATTATGAAGCTGTTGCCTAAATGAACTTTCGTCCAAGATGTAGTATTGCCAATTAATCTTTTGAAAGTAGAAATCAGTTAGTTTCGTGATACATTCGCGTGTTGGTAGCTGCTTGACCAGGGATTTATAACGCTCCCAGAGATTTCCATGGCCGCTTGCAGTGGGACATATCTCGAGCTCGCCCACcacctcatcatcaccgacATCGATTCTATCCAGATAATCTGCTGTTGAAGTACCAGTTCGGGCGTACCCGAGCTTGTCAATTTGGTGTCCCTTGCTGCTGTCCGAATCCAACGATATGGTGCCCGTAACTGACATCGGGCTATGGATGGACATGGTGGCTGCGCTGCTGTAAGGAGACGCAGTTTCTCGGTTCCGTGGCATAGCGCCGTCTGCATAGCGACAGCCTTGAGGCTTGTCGCGCAGTTTGCAATCGCAGCATGGGAGTTTGCCATCGCACTGCAAGATAGATCCAACCGTAAGCCAAGCTGCAATTGCTTGTGGAGGATCTTGAGAATCtcacctttctttttctcctgcGACACTCGGTGCATGACAAGGGCGGGCGCTTCTTTCGTTTTGTCACCCTCGAGGGGCGACCGGAGCGATCGCTCTCACCCGTATCAACTATGTGTTCCATAACCCTTGAGCGCAAAAGTTATTATGGCATGGATGAACAACAACCTGAACCCCGCCATATGACGAAGTGTCTTTAGTCTTCAGTCTTAAGCAGATAGGGCTGGACAGACGCTACATACACTGGGCTGAGTTATTGGATGCTTTGATGGGACTGTTCCGAGCCTGCCACTAGAGCCATTTCTTaaccttctttttcctgGGCAGTTAATTCCCTATCATTGGCAAATCGGGTTGGTCCTAATGCAGACATATGACGTATGACAGGATCGCGGTTTGTCCGAGAAATATTCCAATCCTGATCTGGTTAATTACTGGCTACGGCTATCTACTGCGTCTGCTCCTCGTATTAGTTGAATGTGCCCAGACAAAACAGCATAATTAAGACTGATATGGGCCTGAATGTTGCAGTCTCCATTATTGTTGGGATTGCAGAGACTTCAGTGATAAAACCTAGGCTCTCTTTCTCTAAGCCATCAATGATCCAGTTCTTCATCTCGCAGCTGTCACTGTGGTAGATACATGGGGAGGTCGTTGCTCAAGCTCCAATTAGGGTGAACTGATATGGCGTCACAAGTTTTGGAGGAAAGCGTTGCTGTAACTCCCCAAGATCTGTATCCATTTTGAACAAAATGCGAATTCCGGTGTTTCGTCAACTATCCCAGATTACGGGTTTAGCGCGAACTCTTACTTACGGGAGTCCCGATACAGCATTAAGATCCGAGTACTTGCATGTGCTGTTCCCGCAGTGGCGTGGTCGGTAAACCTTCTACTGTGTTTTCAAGCCGAATGGATCTTTAATTTGCCCCTTCGTTAAACATCGTCATGTCTCGGCATATTTAATCGTCGCGTATTAGCATACATGTGTCTCTGGTCATCAATCATCCAGGCAAATGACAACATCAtttttggagatgatggaagtCTTTTTCCAGGACGGCGAAACCCACACCCCGGCAAGGTCGAGTTTCTTCGCATGAGCGGTAGAGCAGCGATCTTTGCCGGAACATTTGGCATCCTTGGTGCAGTAGTGATTACGGCAGGGATCTTGTTAGTGTACTTGTGTAGCGAGCGCTTCGTTACAAAGGTGCCAGAGATATGACCCTTAGCGATAAATATGTGCCCGGGCGTAATATTGGACGTTAGACCAGCAGAGCAAAGCCCATGATATCTCCTGGCCGAGGGTAGAAGGCTTCATGACCGGCTTGGACAATAATTGGACTTGTTCCACCGAGACGCTCGATACCGTCATCGTTGTAGGAGGATTGTAGAACTGTTGCCCTGGAATAGGACTTGGCGAGCGAACTTGTAGGCTTTCTCCCATTTATTGGGCCGCTCAATATGAGTCATTGTGACAGCGACCGCTGGAGTGTTAAAATCTGTACGCGGAGGCGTGACAAGCTACTTGCTTCGATGAGAATATAGAAAGTTTCTTGGCAACGTGCAGCCAGATGCCGGAATCCTTCCATAAGTTTCATGAAGGATGAGTTCTTTGCTTGGGTTGTTGATCGAGATTCATTACTCTGCCAAGGTCATATCACTGAAAAATGTTGAGGCACTTATTGGACACAGTCGGAAAGTCTAACATGCAGATGTTATGGTGGTACGATATTATTTTATACTTGATCCAACATTCCGGATACCACCATCTCATCTAAATCTTCCTCTTGTTCACTTGCCGTCTTATGTGTCCTAACCAATAGCCTGCGGGTCGTGCGGTTCGACGCGATTCTTTGTGAGTCCAAAAAGAAACCTGCCGAGAGAGAGTTCGGTGATAACCAACACGACGTAGAAAAATTCCTGCAAGCCACAACAATCGCACTGAAGCTTCTCTAGCTGCTTGACTACGTCCGCGGAATGAAGATGCCGAATGATCGGATACGCCTGAAATCGTAGAAAATGTGTCGGTGTTAAACCCGTCACGTGATCGGAATTGCCTATTACGGATGGCTGGCGACCGACATCCAGCCGCTACTGGACAATTGCTCAAGGGCAAAAGGCCTGCTGGTACAATTAAATGACAAAGCTCACTTTAACAAATATAGAGCCGTTCCTGCAGGATAGAGTCATTGCgaaacatacatgtatatatatatgtgcATATATAATAACTTGGTCCCCAAGATGGTGGTACAGATAGCTATAAAGTTTATTCACTTCTTATACTCTCTACCTCCCTAACCTCCCTACCTTTACATCTCGAACAATCCTCTCTACCTCCCTACATTTATATCTCAAACAAGCCATGGCTGATCCGAATGATTTCACGAACCAGTTATCTCTCCATTCAACGATATCTAATGCTAGTCCAACACTTGAAGATGGTATACGTCCATCACAGTCAGCATTGTCTCAAGGCGAATACCTTGAAGATGGTTTCCTCGATGGCCATCGACCGAGTATATATGAGATTACGActtcaagaacaagatgtCGAAGCAGAGGCCATGACGAGTTGAGCACGACGAGGAGTCTTACTCCCGCACCATCGAGAATAGAAACAGTCATCTCGCGCATTCGATCACGACCGGTCGCCGAATTTTCCCATCCATTGGGCAACCTGCCTACAGAGGAGAAATGCCTTGTTGACTTCGACGGGGTTGAGGATCCCTACCGACCGCTAAACTGGCCTACACATAAAAAGATCCTTACTACAGTCTTGTATGGCTTGGTCACTATGTCAGCAACATGGGCTTCCTCCTCGTACTCAGTAGGTACAGACCAGGTTGCCAAAGAATTTCACATATCTACACAAGTAGCCACCCTAGGCACAAC
This window contains:
- a CDS encoding carboxylesterase family domain-containing protein; the encoded protein is MISFSYLLTALLPVVGAASVSCPPSNAPTVKVKNGTVVGKYNAHYQQDLFLGIPYAKPPIQDLRFTRPQHLTKKWTGPKQATEYGPYCYGFNVGLVGYDTNTTNPSSEDCLTINVVRPHNYHHEWATKGLPVLVWVYGGGFQEGGSADTRYNMSRLVEMSTEMGKPIIGVSFNYRRNAFGFISGEPFNSIGATNLGLHDQRLALQWIQENIAFFGGDPSRVTLQGESAGALSISLNMLVHKGRDEGLFQRAILESGTPLFAHSFPTVADQKEILGMFLNKTECSSSKDIVSCLRKIPAEDFIKAATGIFWHPIIDNDLLSQLSSESIKRGDFLKIPVLIGTNTNEGSTFLEMFSQGSPVNTFDDVSRVLLTSVFPHQLPNGTIARLHELYSDVMKNPSEAKLGTVLPNPGPAYGKLHGELSLLVGDSLFNAGRRVTCQAWAQRNIPAYSFRFDTNPAGLSPEVYGAAHFQEVPFVFDNINGEGYDVNPFDVNNQSLKRKYLDLAQLMSRMWLSFVQTGDPNNHGVHGFNLRWPKYDLDSPVNIVFNATKGITLEKDTYRAKAMNYIWESAAIFHR
- a CDS encoding fungal specific transcription factor domain-containing protein, giving the protein MEHIVDTGESDRSGRPSRVTKRKKRPPLSCTECRRRKRKCDGKLPCCDCKLRDKPQGCRYADGAMPRNRETASPYSSAATMSIHSPMSVTGTISLDSDSSKGHQIDKLGYARTGTSTADYLDRIDVGDDEVVGELEICPTASGHGNLWERYKSLVKQLPTRECITKLTDFYFQKINWQYYILDESSFRQQLHNWYQLDLQPFAAKKFEVLPADMKAFPALLLEVAATSLLLMTPDRALELNDLKNVSGMSFETMAVKYSETGMALLNLLGKLQISLTTVFADFLRVAFLKYFGQVTESWHALGEAVKDAQEIGLHRASRDPKPHTDDIAIVIENQWNIQDRRRLWMLLSGWDIHTAMVLGRPAAIDDNTEPILPVDVPITANRPVTPVMPRGADDVPTPLTRAIWAYRIMKNLRQIQALEKEGSYPEDYSHVDRLDQELRQLDQSIPPYFRRHNPDKGFDSIPECYWLSGARATVPQLLSFDMMALHRPYIFTRPESRSRALEACLDMLQAQREHFESIEENQYKTFFLFFGTFDAIVLIASIYTFFPTDHLDKAAQAMQHFQWSTERFEAMSGQSALAKAAAITLRTFSTRLKKTLQWEACYPSVDALSTSTNTPGSHMQAKLDGLASYSDAISSCSDTGLSPSGSKMQLRFPNDGPPVALYDLSSIEPIYATSDIVYNDLFGSLDLQTPFSPDSNPCLPQFHGNFSSNSIWSFLNNDFDYANT